One window of Triticum dicoccoides isolate Atlit2015 ecotype Zavitan chromosome 5A, WEW_v2.0, whole genome shotgun sequence genomic DNA carries:
- the LOC119303665 gene encoding serine/threonine-protein phosphatase PP2A-2 catalytic subunit: MSSPHGGLDDQIERLMQCKPLPEAEVRALCEKAKEILMEESNVQPVRSPVTICGDIHGQFHDLAELFRIGGKCPDTNYLFMGDYVDRGYYSVETVTLLVSLKVRYPQRITILRGNHESRQITQVYGFYDECLRKYGNATVWKTFTDLFDYFPLTALVESEIFCLHGGLSPSIETLDNIRNFDRTQEVPHEGPMCDLLWSDPDDRCGWGISPRGAGYTFGQDISEQFNHTNNLRLIARAHQLVMEGFNWAHEQKVVTIFSAPNYCYRCGNMASILEVDDCREHTFIQFEPAPRRGEPDVTRRTPDYFL, translated from the exons ATGAGCAGCCCCCATGGCGGCCTCGACGACCAGATCGAGCGCCTCATGCAGTGCAAGCCCCTCCCCGAGGCCGAG GTCAGAGCACTGTGCGAGAAGGCCAAGGAGATCTTGATGGAGGAGAGCAATGTTCAG CCTGTAAGGAGTCCTGTTACAATCTGTGGTGATATTCACGGGCAGTTTCACGATCTTGCGGAACTGTTCCGAATTGGTGGAAAG TGTCCGGATACAAATTACTTGTTTATGGGAGATTATGTAGATCGTGGCTACTATTCTGTTGAAACTGTCACG CTGTTGGTGTCTTTGAAAGTTCGTTATCCTCAGCGAATCACCATTCTTAGAGGAAACCATGAAAGCCGACAG ATCACTCAAGTTTACGGATTCTACGACGAGTGCTTAAGGAA GTATGGAAACGCAACTGTGTGGAAAACCTTTACGGATCTGTTCGACTACTTCCCCTTGACAGCATTG GTTGAGTCAGAAATATTTTGCTTGCACGGTGGATTATCACCATCCATTGAGACACTTGATAACATACGTAACTTTGACCGCACGCAAGAAGTTCCTCATGAAGGGCCCATGTGTGATCTTCTGTGGTCTGATCCCGATGATCGATGCGGTTGGGGTATTTCTCCTCGAGGCGCTGGATATACCTTCGGACAG GATATATCAGAGCAGTTCAATCATACCAATAACTTAAGACTTATTGCTAGAGCTCACCAGTTGGTGATGGAGGGATTCAACTGGGCTCAT gagcaaaaagtggtCACCATATTTAGTGCACCTAATTATTGCTACCGCTGTGGAAACATGGCATCAATCTTGGAAGTTGATGATTGTCGGGAGCATACTTTCATCCAG TTTGAGCCGGCCCCGAGAAGGGGAGAGCCAGACGTAACTCGTAGAACGCCAGACTATTTCCTGTGA
- the LOC119303664 gene encoding lipid phosphate phosphatase delta-like, with protein sequence MEAVAAAGGAGLAGWQAAALSGAAGWVWAASHYDLTRRARALAQPWVTRRVHAETPSILTFQRLQHRLLDNFFSVLSCVVSVPFYTGFLPLLFWSGHGKLARQMTLLLAFCDYLGNAVKDLVSAPRPCSPPVRRVTATEDEKENAMEYGLPSSHALNTVCLMGYMLHYVLTYGPCDGFTIATGLSLAFMLVTLIGIARVYLGMHSLTDVIAGISFGIVILAFWLVVHDHVDAFVVSGQNVTFFWASLSLVLCFAYPKPEFPTPSFEFHTAFNGVAFGIVYGVQQTYTRFHGPEAPLILSHQLPLLAYAGRVLVGIPTILAVKSCSKALSKWLLPVMCSTLGIPIVSSCYVPALKQSDIGGGSGNKDEAKQAGGYLQRLFSLFPQKAYDVDTGIRFVQYAGLAWSVVDLVPVIFTHLNL encoded by the exons ATGGAGGCggtcgcggcggccggtggcgccGGGCTGGCCGGGTGGCAGGCGGCGGCGCTGTCGGGCGCGGCGGGCTGGGTGTGGGCGGCCTCCCACTACGACCTCACGCGCCGGGCGCGCGCGCTGGCGCAGCCCTGGGTCACCCGCCGCGTCCACGCCGAGACGCCCTCCATCCTCACCTTCCAG AGGCTGCAGCACAGGTTGCTGGACAACTTCTTCTCCGTGCTGTCATGCGTTGTCTCTGTCCCTTTCTACACGGGATTCCTCCCCCTCCTCTTCTGG AGTGGACATGGCAAGCTGGCTAGGCAAATGACCCTGCTGCTGGCCTTCTGCGATTACCTGGGCAACGCTGTCAAG GATTTAGTGTCAGCTCCTCGGCCGTGTTCCCCTCCCGTGAGGAGAGTCACAGCTACCGAAGATGAGAAGGAAAATGCCATGGAATATGGACTGCCTTCATCGCACGCTCTCAACACCGTTTGTTTGATGGG atACATGTTACATTATGTCCTCACATATGGACCATGTGATGGTTTCACGATTGCCACGGGTCTTTCTCTAGCTTTCATGCTCGTTACGTTAATTGGAATTG CGAGGGTATACTTGGGCATGCACAGCTTGACCGACGTTATCGCTGGGATCTCTTTTGGCATCGTGATCCTTGCATTCTGGTTGGTTGTCCATGATCATGTTGATGCCTTTGTCGTCTCCGGCCAAAATG TCACATTCTTCTGGGCAAGCCTTTCTCTAGTGCTCTGCTTTGCATATCCAAAGCCAGAATTCCCAACTCCTAGCTTTGAATTCCACACAGCATTCAACGGGGTCGCTTTCGGAATT GTCTACGGCGTGCAGCAGACGTACACCCGTTTCCATGGCCCGGAAGCCCCCCTCATTCTCAGCCATCAACTACCCCTCCTCGCCTATGCCGGGAGGGTCCTTGTGGGgatcccgaccatcctggccgtgaAGTCCTGTAGCAAGGCGCTCTCGAAATGGCTCCTGCCGGTCATGTGCAGCACCCTGGGGATCCCGATCGTCTCGTCCTGCTATGTGCCCGCGCTGAAGCAATCCGACATTGGCGGCGGCTCAGGCAACAAGGACGAGGCCAAGCAGGCCGGCGGATACCTCCAGCGGCTCTTCTCCCTCTTCCCTCAGAAGGCGTATGATGTAGACACCGGCATCAGGTTCGTGCAGTACGCCGGGCTCGCGTGGTCGGTGGTCGACCTGGTGCCGGTGATCTTCACGCATCTGAACCTGTGA